In one Phaenicophaeus curvirostris isolate KB17595 chromosome 19, BPBGC_Pcur_1.0, whole genome shotgun sequence genomic region, the following are encoded:
- the DUS1L gene encoding tRNA-dihydrouridine(16/17) synthase [NAD(P)(+)]-like isoform X1, protein MPKLRGEAFWRETLRSAHYVVAPMVDQSELAWRLLSRRHGAQLCYTPMLHAQVFLRDPNYRRENLYDEACPEDRPLIVQFCANDPEVFVQAALLAQDYCDAIDLNLGCPQMIAKRGHYGAFLQEEWDLLQRMILLANEKLSVPITCKIRVFPDIDKTVKYAQMLEKAGCQLLTVHGRTKEQKGPLAGVASWEHIQAVRKAVSIPVFANGNIQCLRDVEECIRKTGVHGVMSAEGNLHNPALFEGRNPLVWEMAEEYLEIVQKYPCPLSYVRAHLFKLWHHTLQVYQQLREELAKVKTLEGIVDVNRELKLRCQEEIANQKEGEKPKEGLPFFHWICQPYIRPGPKERCKENGGSESEKGVRGKRALEDEEDGNSELLSKNKQKKKLRNPNKSFDPSLKPKYAKCDQCGNPKGNKCVFNMCRGCCKKRAFKETADCPGHGLLFKTKYEKSLLWQSNQRVTQTPEVTRRGDVAGGEPAVLQEAGDAAV, encoded by the exons ATGCCGAAGCTGCGCGGGGAGGCGTTCTGGAGGGAGACCCTGCGGAGCGCCCACTACGTGGTGGCGCCCATGGTGGACCAGAGCGAGCTGGCGTGGCGGCTGCTGAGCCGGCGGCACGGGGCGCAGCTCTGCTACACGCCCATGCTGCACGCCCAGGTCTTCCTCAGGGACCCCAACTACCGCCGCGAGAACCTCTACGACGAGGCCTGCCCCGAGGATCGCCCGCTCATCGTGCAG TTTTGTGCCAATGACCCTGAGGTGTTTGTCCAAGCAGCACTGTTGGCTCAGGATTATTGTGATGCCATAGACCTGAATTTGGGTTGCCCCCAAATGATTGCAAAGAGAG GTCACTACGGAGCATTTCTGCAAGAGGAGTGGGATCTTCTTCAGAGAATGA TTTTACTGGCTAACGAGAAGCTCTCTGTTCCCATCACATGCAAAATCCGCGTTTTCCCAGACATTGACAAGACAGTGAAGTATGCACAGATGCTGGAGAAAGCTGGCTGCCAG CTGCTGACTGTGCACGGCCGTACTAAAGAACAGAAGGGACCGCTGGCTGGCGTAGCATCGTGGGAGCACATCCAAGCTGTCAG aaaagctGTGAGCATTCCCGTATTTGCAAATGGGAACATCCAGTGTCTCCGAGATGTGGAAGAATGTATCCGTAAGACAGGAGTGCATGGTGTCATGAGTGCAG AGGGTAATCTTCATAACCCAGCTTTGTTTGAGGGCCGAAACCCGTTGGTGTGGGAGATGGCTGAGGAATATCTGGAGATTGTGCAGAAGTACCCTTGTCCGTTGTCTTATGTTAGGGCTCATCTCTTCAAGCTCTGGCATCACAC GCTTCAAGTTTACCAGCAGCTGCGTGAAGAATTAGCAAAAGTGAAGACTCTAGAGGGGATTGTAGATGTCAACAGGGAGCTGAAACTACGATGCCAG GAAGAAATAGCAAAtcagaaagaaggagaaaagccGAAAGAAGGGTTGCCTTTTTTCCACTGGATCTGTCAGCCATACATCAGGCCAGG CCCAAAAGAGAGATGCAAGGAGAACGGTGGCAGTGAGAGTGAAAAAGGTGTGCGAGGGAAACGTGCTCTGGAAGATGAGGAAGATGGAAATTCTGAGCTGCTGTCAAAgaataagcagaaaaagaagttaaGAAATCCAAATAAAAGCTTTGATCCATCTTTAAAAC ccaaatatGCAAAATGTGATCAATGTGGAAACCCTAAG GGCAATAAATGTGTGTTCAACATGTGCCGAGGATGCTGTAAGAAAAGAGCGTTCAAAGAGACAGCCGACTGTCCCG GTCACGGATTACTTTTTAAGACCAAATATGAAAAATCCCTTTTATGGCAGAGTAATCAAAGAGTAACTCAGACCCCAGAGGTCACTCGGAGAGGAGATGTAGCTGGGGGGGAGCCGgcagtgctgcaggaggctggcGACGCTGCGGTGTGA
- the DUS1L gene encoding tRNA-dihydrouridine(16/17) synthase [NAD(P)(+)]-like isoform X2: protein MPKLRGEAFWRETLRSAHYVVAPMVDQSELAWRLLSRRHGAQLCYTPMLHAQVFLRDPNYRRENLYDEACPEDRPLIVQLLTVHGRTKEQKGPLAGVASWEHIQAVRKAVSIPVFANGNIQCLRDVEECIRKTGVHGVMSAEGNLHNPALFEGRNPLVWEMAEEYLEIVQKYPCPLSYVRAHLFKLWHHTLQVYQQLREELAKVKTLEGIVDVNRELKLRCQEEIANQKEGEKPKEGLPFFHWICQPYIRPGPKERCKENGGSESEKGVRGKRALEDEEDGNSELLSKNKQKKKLRNPNKSFDPSLKPKYAKCDQCGNPKGNKCVFNMCRGCCKKRAFKETADCPGHGLLFKTKYEKSLLWQSNQRVTQTPEVTRRGDVAGGEPAVLQEAGDAAV, encoded by the exons ATGCCGAAGCTGCGCGGGGAGGCGTTCTGGAGGGAGACCCTGCGGAGCGCCCACTACGTGGTGGCGCCCATGGTGGACCAGAGCGAGCTGGCGTGGCGGCTGCTGAGCCGGCGGCACGGGGCGCAGCTCTGCTACACGCCCATGCTGCACGCCCAGGTCTTCCTCAGGGACCCCAACTACCGCCGCGAGAACCTCTACGACGAGGCCTGCCCCGAGGATCGCCCGCTCATCGTGCAG CTGCTGACTGTGCACGGCCGTACTAAAGAACAGAAGGGACCGCTGGCTGGCGTAGCATCGTGGGAGCACATCCAAGCTGTCAG aaaagctGTGAGCATTCCCGTATTTGCAAATGGGAACATCCAGTGTCTCCGAGATGTGGAAGAATGTATCCGTAAGACAGGAGTGCATGGTGTCATGAGTGCAG AGGGTAATCTTCATAACCCAGCTTTGTTTGAGGGCCGAAACCCGTTGGTGTGGGAGATGGCTGAGGAATATCTGGAGATTGTGCAGAAGTACCCTTGTCCGTTGTCTTATGTTAGGGCTCATCTCTTCAAGCTCTGGCATCACAC GCTTCAAGTTTACCAGCAGCTGCGTGAAGAATTAGCAAAAGTGAAGACTCTAGAGGGGATTGTAGATGTCAACAGGGAGCTGAAACTACGATGCCAG GAAGAAATAGCAAAtcagaaagaaggagaaaagccGAAAGAAGGGTTGCCTTTTTTCCACTGGATCTGTCAGCCATACATCAGGCCAGG CCCAAAAGAGAGATGCAAGGAGAACGGTGGCAGTGAGAGTGAAAAAGGTGTGCGAGGGAAACGTGCTCTGGAAGATGAGGAAGATGGAAATTCTGAGCTGCTGTCAAAgaataagcagaaaaagaagttaaGAAATCCAAATAAAAGCTTTGATCCATCTTTAAAAC ccaaatatGCAAAATGTGATCAATGTGGAAACCCTAAG GGCAATAAATGTGTGTTCAACATGTGCCGAGGATGCTGTAAGAAAAGAGCGTTCAAAGAGACAGCCGACTGTCCCG GTCACGGATTACTTTTTAAGACCAAATATGAAAAATCCCTTTTATGGCAGAGTAATCAAAGAGTAACTCAGACCCCAGAGGTCACTCGGAGAGGAGATGTAGCTGGGGGGGAGCCGgcagtgctgcaggaggctggcGACGCTGCGGTGTGA